The Cloacibacterium sp. TD35 region TTTTCGGCTCCAAGTGAAGCCATATCTTCATACGTTTTCCATCTTAGGTCTACAATTTCTTGCGCCAACTTCATCAAATGTTCCGCATCTTGCGGTTGCGTTTGTTTTAGAACTCGGTAGCGCAATTCGTTGTACGCATATTCTTCAAACGGAATTGTAGGACGAATAGAATCTAAGATAAACGGATTTTTATTATTTTTTCTCAATACAGGATTGAATCTAATCAATGGCCAATATCCACTTGCTACAGCCATTTTTTGTTGATTTAAGCCTTTTTCCATATCAATTCCGTGTGCAATACAATGACTGTACGCTAGAATTAATGAAGGACCGTCATAAGCTTCTGCTTCTCGCATTGCCAATAATGTTTGTTGAGGATTTGCTCCCATTGCAACGGTTGCTACGTAAACATTTCCGTAAGAAATAGCTTGCATGGCCAAATCTTTTTTGCCAACACGTTTTCCTGCAGTTGCAAATTTCGCAGAAGCAGCTGTAGGCGTTGCTTTAGAACTTTGTCCACCCGTATTACTATAAACCTCAGTATCTAAAACCAAAACATTGATATTTCTTCCTGTAGAAAGGGCGTGGTCTAAACCTCCACTTCCGATATCATAAGCCCAACCATCACCACCAATGAGCCAAACAGCACGGTGAACCAAGTGGTCTGCAAGAGAATAGAGGTGTTTCGCATCTGGATTTTCAGAAAATTGCAATCTATTTTTTAGAATTTCTACTCTTTCTCTTTGTTTGATGATTTGACTTTCTAATTTTTGAGGTGCATTTAGAATTTCATTGATGAAATCTTCGCCCAACTCTGGTTTTAATTTTTCGGCGTAATAATGAGCCATTTGTAATTGCTTATCCGCAGAAAGTCTCATTCCCAGACCAAATTCGGCATTATCTTCGAAGAGAGAATTGCTCCAAGCTGGTCCTTTTCCTTTAGAATTAGAACTCCAAGGTGTAGTTGGTAAATTTCCGCCGTAGATTGATGAACAACCCGTTGCATTGGCTACCATTAATCTATCACCGAAAAGTTGAGTAAGAACTTTAATGTAAGGTGTTTCTCCACAACCTGCACAAGCTCCAGAAAACTCGAACATCGGTTCTAAGAATTGTACGCCGTGAACTGTAGAATAATTCACCATATTTTTATCGTGAATTGGCAATTTCTCGAAATAAGAAATCACTTTTCTATGTTTTTTAAGGTCTGGATTTTTTGGTAAAATATTAATCGCGCGTAATTCTTCATTTTCTTGATCAATTACTGGACAAGCTTCGTAGCATAATTTACAACCAGTACAATCTTCTTCGTACACCTGAAGTGTGAACTTAGTTTCTGGGAAACCTCTTGCATTAATTGGTGCAGATTGAAAACCTTCTGGAACTTCGGTCAATAAATCTTTGTGATAAAATTTAGAACGAATCACAGAATGAGGACACACAAAACTACAATTTCCACACTGAATACAGATATCTGCATTCCAATGGGCTACTTTTTCAGAAATATTACGTTTTTCCCATTTTGTAGTTCCGTTTGGATACGTTCCATCAGCAGGAATAGCACTTACAGGCAAATCATCACCTTTGCCAATCATCATTTTATAAGTGATATTTTTCACAAAATCTGGTGTATTTTCGTCAACAGTTTGCTCCTCTCCTTTTTCGGCAGTTACCGCATTTGGGATTTTAACTTCAAACAAATTCGCCAAAGTTTGGTCTACCGCTTCAAAGTTTTTGTCTACTACAGCTTGACCTTTTTTGATATACGTTTTTTCAATTGCTTTTTTAATTTGCTTAATTGCTTCATCTTCTGGTAAAACTCCTGAAAGCTTAAAGAAACAAGTTTGCATAATGGTATTAATTCTGCCTCGCATTCCTGTTTTTTCGGCAACTTCATTGGCATCTATAACGAAAAATTTAATGTTTTTTTCAATCAATTGTTGCTGAACTTGATAAGGCAATTTATCCCAAACTTCGTCTTTAGAATAAGGCGAATTCAATAAAAATTTCGCTCCATTTTTAGCAAAACTGAGCATATCTTCATTTTCTAAAAATTTGAAGAAATGACAAGCGATGAAATTTGCTTTTGAAATCAAATAAGGTGCTTCAATTGGTTCGTGCCCAAAACGAAGGTGAGAAACGGTTTTCGCTCCAGATTTTTTAGAATCATAAACGAAATATCCTTGCGCTGAAAGTTCTGTATTTTCGCCAATAATCTTAATCGAGTTTTTATTCGCGCCTACGGTTCCATCTGCTCCCAAACCGAAAAATAGTGCTTGGTTCCATCCAGAATCATCTAATTTAAAGTTATAATCTACATTAATACTGGTAAAACTTACATCATCTGTAATCCCTACCGTAAAATGGTTTTTAGAATTTTCAGTTTTTAAATTATCATAAACCGCTTTTACCATAGCTGGTGTAAATTCTTTAGACGAAAGTCCGTATCTACCACCAATAATTTTCGGCATTTTATCTAAAGTTCCATTGGTGAGCGCTTCTGTAAGACAAACCAAAACATCTTGATACATAGGTTCGCCATTGCTTCCTGGCTCTTTGGTTCTATCTAAAACGGCAATTTTTTTCACTGATCTTGGTAAAACCGAAATAAAATCTTCATTTGGGAATGGTCTGAACAACGAGATTTTAAGAACACCTGTTTTTTCTCCATTTTTATTGAGAAATTCTGAAGTTGGAATCACTGTTTCTACTCCAGAACCCATAATTACGATAACATTTTCTGCTTCTGGATGCCCGTAATACGTTACAGGAGCATAATTTCTGCCTGAAATTTCAGAGAATTTCTTCATTTCTTCCTTTAAAATGGTAGGAATTTTAGCATAAAAAGGATTAGAAGTTTCTCTTCCTTGGAAATAAACATCTGGATTCTGAGCAGTTCCTCTTACGAAAGGCTTATCTGGGTTTAGACTTCTATTTCTATGTGCAATCACCAATTCATCATCTATCATTGCACGGATTTGATCATCATTTAAAAGATTAATCTTATTCACCTCGTGAGAAGTTCTGAAACCGTCAAAGAAATGAATGAAAGGAATTCTCGCTCTTAAAGTAGTAGCTTGTGCAATGAGCGCCATGTCATGCGCTTCTTGAACACTTGTAGAAGAAAGCATTGCAAAACCTGTAGTTCTGGCTGCCATTACATCTTGATGGTCACCAAAAATAGACAAAGCTTGCGCTGCCAAAGATCGCGCCGCAACGTGAAAAACTGCACTGGTTAGCTCCCCTGCAATTTTGTACATATTTGGAAGCATGAGCATTAAACCTTGAGATGCGGTGAAAGTTGTGGTTAAAGCACCTGCCTGAAGTGAACCGTGTACAGTACCTGCTGCACCGCCTTCACTTTGCATTTCTATAATTTCGGGAACATTTCCCCAGATATTTTTAATTCCTTTTGACGCCCATTCGTCTGCTAGTTCTGCCATAGTAGAAGATGGCGTAATAGGATAAATGGCACAAACTTCGTTTACTCTGTACGCGATGTAAGCAGCAGCTTCGTTGCCGTCTATGGTTGCTATTATTTTATTTTGATTTTTCATTGTTTTTAATTCATTAATGTTCTAAAACCATATCTAAAGCGTGACAAGGACATTGTTCTGCGCAAACGCCACAACCTGTACACAAATCATAATTGATGGTGTAACCTTCTCCTTTTCCATTTTTGGAAATCGCACCTTCTGGACACGCTCCATAACAACTGTCACACTCGAAACAATTTCCGCAAGAGAGACAACGTTGAGCTTCGTAAACTGCTTCTTCTGTGGTATAACCTGCTACAATTTCGTCAAAAGTTTCTACCGCTTTTTCTAAATCTAAGTGCTGTTGCTGTTTAGCTTGTGCATTGGTTTTAAACCAAATTTGTAACTGCTCAATCGTTACCAAAGGATTATTGGCAGGTTTCTCGTAAGTAGTATTTCTAAGCCAAGCATCAATATTTCTAGCTGCTTTTTTACCATGACCTGTAGCAATCGTTACGGTTCTTTCACTAGGAACCATATCACCGCCTGCAAAAATTCCTGGATAACCTGTCATCATTGATGGATTTACCTCAACTGTAGTTCCATCTTCTTTGAAGGTAATTCCTTCTATGTTTTTTAAGAAATCTGTATCTGCTTCTTGACCCAAAGCTAGAATTAAAGAGTCTGCTTCTAAAGTTTCGTATTCGCCAGTTGGAACCGCTTTTCCGTCAATCACTTGCATTTTTTCAACGGTGATTGAAGAGGTTTCCATGTTTTTAATAGAGCTCAACCAATGGATTTTTACCCCTTCGCTTAATGCTTCATCTGCCTCAAATTCATGAGCAGGCATATGTTCACGGTCTCTTCTGTAAATAATCATGGCTTCATCTGCCCCTAATCTTTTGGCAGTTCTAGCTGCATCCATTGCGGTATTTCCACCGCCATAAATCGCAACTCTTCTTCCTAAAAGTGGTTTATTATCGCTATTTTCATCAGCTTCTTTCAAGAAAGAAACCGCATCTAAAATTTTACTCGCTTCTTGAGCTGGAATATTTACTTTTTTGGCTAAATGCGCTCCAATAGCTACAAAAACCGCATCAAAACCACCATTTTCTTTTTCTTTGAGAATATCTTGTACTTTATAATTCAGAACAATTTTTACTCCGAAATTTTCAATTCTTTTAATCTCTGCCTGAAGAATATTTCTAGGCATTCTGTACGCAGGAATCCCGAAATTCATCATCCCTCCAGCAACAGGTCCTGCTTCGAAAATAGTTACTTCGTGACCTAATTTTCTAAGATGATACGCTGCCGAAAGTCCAGAAGGACCTGCACCTACAATCATAATTTTCTTACCCGTAAGTGTTTTAGGAGGATAAAATTGCCAATTATTTTTAAGTGCTTCGTCTCCTAAGAATCTTTCTACCGCGTGAATACTTACCGAAGAGTCTAAATCTTTTCTGTTGCAAGAATTTTCGCAAGGATGATAACAAACTCTCCCATGAATTGCAGCCATAGGATTTTGCTCGGTGAGTTTTCTCCAAGCGTCTTCTATTTTTCCTTCTTGAGCAAGAGAAAGCCAAGCCTGAATGTTTTCGCCAGCTGGACAAGCGTTATTACAAGGAGGAAAAAAATGTACATACTCTGGCTTACTTTTTCTCACAGAACCCGTTCCCGTGCTATGCGCATGTAAATCAGTGTATTTGGTTAAGTCTTGATTGTAAAATTCCATTTTATTTTTAATTTGACTAACAAATTTATTAATATTAACAGCCAAAGACTGACAATCAAGAGCATACATTTGTCATGTTTTGATGATTTGTGACGAAAATCATATTTTGTATCAATAATCAATAAAAAAGGCCTCAGAAATTCTGAAGCCTTCTTGCTAACAAAAAAACTATTACTATGATTGAACTTTTGACCAAAGATTATACCCTCCGTTTAGGTTAACTACTTTAAAGCCGTTATTTTTTAGAATTCTATTCGCTAAATAACCACGCAAACCAACTTGGCAATAAATGGCATATGTTTTATTTTTATCTAAATTTTCGAGATTTGCTCGTAAATCATCTACATTAATATTTAAAGCACCTTCTATATGCCCACCAGAAAATTCCTTAGAAGTTCTTACATCTAGAATTACAGCATCATTTTCTTTTACAAAATCCCAAAATTCATCATAATTCACCATTTCTAAATCTCCTTTCAAAATGTTTTCTGCAGTATACCCTGCAATATTTACAGGATCTTTCGCTGAGTTAAAAGGAGGAGCATACGTAATTTCTATTTCTGGCAAATCATAAACCGTAAGATTTCCTTTGATGGCCGTCGCGATTACGTCTATTCTTTTATCTACACCAGCTTCGCCAACAGCTTGAGCTCCGAAAATTTTACCATTTTCATCAAAAATTACTTTCAGAACCATATTTTTTGCTCCAGGATAATAACCAGCATGATGACCGCGTGTTACAATGGCTGTTTTATAAGGAATACCGAAACGTTTTAATGTTTTTTCATTCAACCCAGTTGAGGCTACAGAAAGTTCAAAAAATTTCAAAATAGAAGAGCCTAGACTTCCTGTATATTTATATTGATTTCCTAAAACGATATTGTCTGCTACTATTCTACCTTGTCTATTTGCAGGCCAAGCTAAAGGAATCAAAACTTTTTTATTATTGATATAGTGAGTCACTTCTATTGCATCCCCTACCGCGTAAATATCTGGATTCGAAGTTTGCATAAATTCATTGACCAAAATCCCTCGGGTTTCACCAATTTCTAAACCAGCTTCTACTGCTAATTTGGTTTCTGGTTTTACACCGATTGCAAGAATTACAGCATCAGTTTCTACAGAAGTTCCATTATTTAAGAACACTTCTATGGTTTCACCTTTGTCATTGAATTTTTCTACGCCAACGTTTAACAACAATTCAAGCCCTTTTTGTTTGGCTTTTTCGTGAACGAAACTTGCGATATCAAAATCTACAGGTGCCATTACTTGATTGCCGAGTTCTACCAATTTCACAGATTTCCCAGCTTCAATTAGGTTTTCGGCAACTTCTAAGCCAATGAAACCTCCCCCTACAACTACAAAATTCTGCGCATTTTTGGTCTTTGCTACAATTTTATCCATATCAGGAATATTTCTGAGCGTATAAATTTTATCAGAATCAATTCCTTCAAAAGGGGGTTTTATAGGTTCCGCACCTGGAGAAAGCAATAACTTGTCATAGCTCTCTAAGTAAATTTCGCCGGTTTGTAAATTTTTGACAGAGACTTTTTTCTCGTCTGTATAAATAGATAAAACTTCTGTAAAAACTCTTACATCTAAGTTGTATCTTTCTTTAAGAGATTCTGGTGTTTGCAATAAAAGAGCGTCTCTCTTGTCAATCGTTCCGCTGATATGATAAGGCAAACCACAATTCGCAAAACTTACATATTGTCCTTTTTCAAAAATAATGACTTCGTTTTCTTCTGAGAGTCTTCTCAATCTAGTTGCTGCTGTTGCGCCTCCTGCAACTCCTCCTACTATTAGTATTTTCATCTGTAAATCTTTAATGGATTAAAAAACTTCATTTCTTAAGTGAAATAAAATTTATAGTGCAAAATTACGGTTGGTTTTCACCAATTTCGGTAACAGATGTTACAATGAAAACGTGATTTTTGTCAAAAACAAAAATTATCAAAATTCATATGTGAAATTTTTACACCTGATTATCAATGATTTAAATAAATTATTAAAATATATTTACTACTTTGTATTGCATAATACTGAATTTTATATATATCTTTGCATAAGAAAATAATAAAATCATTAAAATATAAAACACTAAAAAAATTGTATATGAAAACTTATCAACAAAACGAAAACCAATATCACACTGGTTGTAGAGCAAAATTAACTCGCGATGGAGACAATAGAAGAATCGCTGGTGTTTGTTCAGGACTTGGAAGATATTTCGGGATAGATGTATCTTTAGTAAGAGTAGCATGGTTCTTACTAGCATTCTTCGGAATATTTTCAGCGGGAATTTCTACGTTTATGGTCGTATTCGTCTATTTTTTACTTTGGTTACTTTTACCAAAAACGAGAACGATTCACTACTTCGAAGAAAGAAAATAGTAATATATTTTTTTTGCATTACTACTTTGCATTGCATATTACTAAAAAATACCTATTTTTGTTCAACAGAAAAAAATTCGTAAAATGAATGTTACAACAAATCATAAAAACCACTAATAACTAAAAAACATGAACACAGAAAATACCAAAGCGCAAATGCGAAAAGGAATTCTAGAGTTCTGTATTTTGAGCCTTATCAATAATAAAGAAATGTATGTTTCTGATTTAATAGACGAACTCAAAAAAGGAAAGCTAGATGTAGTAGAAGGAACTCTTTATCCGCTACTTACAAGATTGAAAAATGGAGAATTTCTTGCTTACAGATGGGAAGAATCTACCAGTGGACCGCCAAGAAAATACTACCAAATTACTGAAAAAGGAAAAACTTTTTTAGCAGAATTACAAAATACTTGGAATGAATTAACAGAATCTGTAAACCAAATCACCAAAACATCATAAAAACTAAACTATGAACAAAACATTATCAATAGGACTTGCTGGTTTTTCTTTCGTAATAGAAGAACACGCATACATAAAACTGAGTGACTACCTCACTGCACTGAGAAGTTCTCTAGAGGAATCAGAAGCAGACGAAATTATGCATGATATCGAAATTAGAATTGTAGAAATTCTAAAAGATAACATGGGAAAAAGAGAAGTGGTAAATGATGATGATATAGAAAAAGTAATTGCCCAAATTGGTAAACCAGAAGTAATAGAAGAACAAGAAGAAGCTTATTTTTCTGATAAAACTGCCAATAAAAAATCAAGACCTTCATTTTCTTCGGCACAGCAAAAACAACTGTTCCGTGACCCAGAAAACATGAAATTAGCAGGTGTTTGCTCTGGTCTGGCTGCCTATTTTGGAATAGATGTAACTTGGATGAGAGTCATCTGGTTTGGTGTAGCATTTTTAGGATTGTTCACTGCCGGGATCTCTACTACTCTTATCATTTTCTTATATGTAGTTTTTTGGATTATCCTTCCTAAAGCAGAAACTGCAGCAGATTTTCTTAAAATGAAAGGTAAACCATTAAACTTCGACAACTTAAAAGAAGAATCTAGCAATATCGTAAAGTTTGCCAATGAATCTACTGCAAAAGTTGGCGAAATGTACAATGAAGCTAAACCTGTAGTAACTTCTGCTGGTAGCGGATTGCTAAATGTTTTAAGAGTTCTTTTTGGTGCTATTTTCGCTTTCTTGGCACTTGGAGCAATCATCGGTTTATTCTTCTTTTTCAATTTATTTGGAAATCCTGATTTTCCTGGTGTAAGCAAAATGAACTTCTTGTTTGACGATGGCGGAATGAAATATATCCTTTCTTCTCTGATTGTATTAGGAACATTATTTCCTGCGGTTCTTTTCAGCTTAATCAGCATCAAATTATTATCTCCTAAAACTAAATTAAGAAACTTAGGATATGTATTAGGTGGTTTATTCTTAGCAATTGTTCTTTTAGGAACTTATTTCGGAGTAAACATGGCAAAAATAGATATGTCTTACAAAGGTGACAAAGAAGAAACTGAAAATATTTCCATCAATGTACAACCTACAGACAGCCTTATCATTGACAAAAAACAAGTAAACATTCCAGCGAATTACACTGCTTATGATGATGATATTTTCTCAGACAAGAAAATGGTTTTCGAAGAAGATTATCCAAATGTAGAAGTAGTAAGAAATGCTAATATTACTCAGCCTTACCTCATCATCAAAAAATATGCGGAAGGTTACAATAAACCTCTAGAACTTAATGTTCCTGTAGAAGTGGTAGGCAACAAAATTTTATTACCAAATTTCGTAAGTTATCCTTACCAATACAGATTCAGACATTACAGTGTAGATTATGAATTGGTGGTACCAAAAGACATGAAAGTTGCAAAAGGAAACGAGCATCTAAATGTAAACGGTGACCTAAATGCAAACGGAATAGATGATGACGAAGAAAATAATAACAATAATAATGGAGATATCGTCATAGAAAAAAATAAAATAAACATCAACGGAACTACTATAGAATACGATTCTGAAAATGCTGACAGTGTAATTATCAACGGAAAAAAATATCCTAAAAAAGTTGCAGACAGCATTTTAGAAAAAGACATCAAAAATATTAACAGTCTAAAAGATTTAGAAAATTTAAAAGACCTTAATATTTCAATTAAAGATGGAGATTCTAAGATAGAAATTAACACTAAGAAATAAATAGTTCTAGTTTAGTTGGGTTGCTGATGATAACAACAGAAACTTCTGCAACCCTACGCTAGAAACTAAGCAACAAAAACGAAGCCTATTTTTGATTTTTTTTAGAAAATTTTAACAAATAAAATATTTTAAAATTAAAAATAATTAATACCTTCGCTAAGTGAATGAAACTCACATAAAACAAACAAAAAACACTAGAAATTATGATACAATTTGTCTTAGAAATCGTGATGAAAATAATGGAGTTCATCAGCAGTCTATTTTAGAAAGATTATAATCTATAAAATAATTATATTTGCAAGTAACCTTTTTGCTAGGGTTACTTGTTTTGTTTTTAAAGAGAAATATATGAAATTTATTAAAAAAATTATCGCAAAGTTTATCCTTTGGGTTTGGGGTTGGAAGATTGTGTTAGAAGGTCCCGCAAGTAATTTAGACCGTTGCGTTTTAGTCGTAGCTCCACACACTGCTAATGATGAATACATTTTAGGAAATCTAGCTTATTGGGTTCTTGATAAGAAATTAAAAGTTATCATTAAAGATGCTCATACTAAGGCTTGGTACGGTTTTATCGTAAAAGCATTGGGAGGAGTTGGAATCGATAGAAGCCAAAGAAATGACTTGGTTAATTTTGTAAAAAATGAATTTGCAAAAGATGATTTCAGCTTAGTGATTACACCAGAAGGAACAAGAAGTCTTGTTAACAAATGGAGAAAAGGATTCTATCACATGGCAAAAGAATCAAACGTTCCTATCGTTATCGCTGCTGGAGATTTTAAAACCAAAAGTATTCATTTAGGTAAACAAATTTCTGCCGAAGACATTCAGACCAGAAGCTACGAAAGCATCATGGAAGAATTACAAGAATATTACAAAAAAATCACTCCAAAATATCCAGAAAAGTGGAATCCAAAAATCTACTAATCTAAAAGTTGAATTTTTATGATAACCAACGAAGAAAAATTAGCACAGCTCAACCTTTGGAATAAAAACACTTTAATGGAAACTTTAGAAATCGTTTTTACCGATTTAGGAGACGATTATTTGGTAGGAACTATGCCCGTAAATTCTAGAGTTCATCAGCCATTAGGTTTATTGCATGGTGGTGCTAACATTGCATTTGCTGAAAGTTTAGGCTCATGTCTTTCTAATATATTGGTAGCTCACGAAGGAAAAGCTGCTGTAGGAACTAATATTAATTCTAATCACCTCAAAAGTAAAACAGAGGGAACAGTTACAGGAACGGCTAAAATGATTAGAAAAGGACAAACGCTCCATTTTCTGGAAATAGAAATAAAAGACGAAAACGGAAGTTTACTGTGTCATTCTACGATGACGAATATGGTGATTAACCGAAAAATAGAAAAGTAATGAAAGCTATTTTCAGATTACCCTTTGACGAAAAATTTATACTGATACATCATCATGAAGCTGCAAGAAATGTGGCTTCTTTTTTTCCTTTCACCAAAGGAAAAACCATTCATTTACAAGCAGATCATCTAGAAATCTGTACTTCAGAAGAGCTCAAATCTTCTTTTTTTGAGGTAGAAAATTTTCTTGAAAACAATGCTGAAATGAATATTCCTCAGCATGAAGAATATCTACAAAAATTAGAAAAAGCGATTGAAATCATCAAGCAAAATAACTTGCCAAAACTGGTTATTTCTAGACCTATTGCTAGAGAAATTTCTTCCATCAATTTAGAAAAAACTTACCAATTACTTTGCAAAAAATATCCCAATACACTTTGTTATATTCTCATTTCTGATGAAGAAATTTGGATAGGTGCAACTCCTGAAATTTTGGGAAAATTCAATAAAAAAACACATGAGCTTTTCACCATGAGTTTAGCCGGAACCCTTCCCGTAGATGAAGAATGGAGCGAAAAAGAAATTGAAGAACAAAAACCTGTTACCCATTATATTTCTGAAATTTTAAAAAAATATTCTTCCGAAATTACACAGAGTGAAACTTATAATCATATTTCGGGAAACATTAAGCATCTCAGAACTGATTTCACTGCTAAAATTGAAGACAAAAGGCTTGAAGAATTAATTGAAGAACTCCATCCTACTCCTGCAGTTTGTGGAATTCCGAAGGAATTTTGTAAAGAAAAAATTATAGAAATCGAACAATATAACCGTGAATTTTACGCAG contains the following coding sequences:
- a CDS encoding chorismate-binding protein, which codes for MKAIFRLPFDEKFILIHHHEAARNVASFFPFTKGKTIHLQADHLEICTSEELKSSFFEVENFLENNAEMNIPQHEEYLQKLEKAIEIIKQNNLPKLVISRPIAREISSINLEKTYQLLCKKYPNTLCYILISDEEIWIGATPEILGKFNKKTHELFTMSLAGTLPVDEEWSEKEIEEQKPVTHYISEILKKYSSEITQSETYNHISGNIKHLRTDFTAKIEDKRLEELIEELHPTPAVCGIPKEFCKEKIIEIEQYNREFYAGYIKIETDEEIYYFVNLRCAKIYKNQVIAFAGGGITALSSPEKEWRETELKSQAILHHLQ